In a genomic window of Azospirillum baldaniorum:
- a CDS encoding Crp/Fnr family transcriptional regulator → MHRNGIDAARLGTARCSSCAIRDLVLFGDLRDQDFDLIHIPIDELRFQPGATLYSAGDEGGSLYTIRGGLVKLVQFLPDGTQRIVRLLRRGAVAGLEVLVGKPYEHTAVVLQEAETCRLPRAVVERLSKETPRLHARLMERWYQSLHQADEWLTELSTGSARRRLARLFLKLAADAPNEPVLLSGREDLGAMLGVGMETASRTIAEFKRAGLVVEQAPNVFICDLSALEAVALDG, encoded by the coding sequence GTGCATCGGAACGGAATCGACGCCGCGCGGCTGGGCACCGCGCGCTGCAGCAGTTGCGCCATCCGGGACCTCGTCCTGTTCGGCGACCTGCGCGACCAGGACTTCGACCTGATCCACATTCCCATCGACGAGTTGCGCTTCCAGCCCGGCGCCACGCTCTACAGCGCGGGGGACGAGGGCGGCTCCCTCTACACGATCCGCGGCGGGCTGGTGAAGCTGGTCCAGTTCCTCCCCGACGGCACGCAGCGCATCGTCCGGCTGCTCCGCCGTGGCGCCGTGGCCGGGCTGGAGGTGCTGGTCGGCAAACCCTACGAGCACACCGCCGTCGTGCTTCAGGAGGCCGAGACCTGCCGCCTGCCGCGCGCGGTGGTCGAGCGGCTGAGCAAGGAGACGCCGCGCCTGCACGCCCGCCTGATGGAGCGCTGGTACCAATCCCTCCACCAAGCCGACGAGTGGCTGACCGAGTTGTCCACCGGCAGCGCCCGCCGGCGGTTGGCCCGGCTGTTCCTGAAGCTCGCCGCCGATGCTCCGAACGAGCCGGTCCTGCTGTCGGGCCGCGAGGATCTGGGGGCCATGCTCGGCGTCGGGATGGAGACGGCCAGCCGCACCATCGCCGAGTTCAAGCGCGCAGGCTTGGTGGTCGAGCAGGCGCCGAACGTCTTCATCTGCGATCTGTCTGCGCTGGAGGCGGTGGCGCTGGACGGGTAG
- the ppc gene encoding phosphoenolpyruvate carboxylase, which translates to MTTDAALHSTAPVSDTETGTETGTDDKDFPLREDIRLLGRLLGDTVREQEGDGVYGVIESVRQASVRFNRDDDDSARREMAEILNGLPRDTMMSVVRAFSYFLHLANIAEDQHHIRRTRDHAIAGSPAREGTLPYALERLEAAGVGSDRLAGVLDIAQVSPVLTAHPTEVQRKSILALEHKVASLLDTRDRSRLTPEEAEANMDALQEAILTLWRTRMLRPQRLAVIDEVKNGISYYTDTFFSELPKLFCRFEDLLAKRFPDREWSLPPYFRIGSWIGGDRDGNPFVTAPILREAMRLQSTAALDHYLTEIHELGGELPLSELLLGTSPELEELAKRSPDHSPHRADEPFRRALTGIYARLAATSRTLDQHEALRNAVGKGDPYPTSAELLADLEVLAASLKAHGAGRLAAGRLRRLIIAVKTFGFYLAPIDLRQNSDVHQRTVAELLAVAGRCADYTALSEDERIALLAEEIQSPRPLHSPYHAYSEETAGELAIFFAARQLRETYGPAALPNSIISKTDGASDLLEVALLLKESGLLRPEAGGEPALGLNIVPLFETIEDLRQAPATMERLFTLPAYRALVTSRGDEQEVMLGYSDSNKDGGFLTSGWELYKAEIELAKLFDRHGVRMRLFHGRGGSVGRGGGPSYQAILAQPTGAVSGQIRITEQGEVIASKYGRPEVGQRNLEVLTAATLEATLLDLENRVEPAESFYAAMERLSELAFGAYRGLVYETPGFTQYFRTATPISEIATLNIGSRPASRTKSDRIEDLRAIPWVFSWAQCRLMLPGWYGFGSAVEAWLKEEPDGLALLQRMNRAWPFFKSLLSNMDMVLAKSDLAIASRYAELVEDVELRERIFGRIREEWQRTRRHLLAIAGHDELLGENPLLARSIRNRFPYMDPLNHVQVELLRRHRAGSSDERVRRGILMSINGVAAGLRNSG; encoded by the coding sequence ATGACCACCGACGCCGCCCTCCATTCCACCGCTCCGGTCAGCGATACCGAAACCGGCACCGAAACCGGCACCGACGACAAGGATTTCCCGCTGCGCGAGGACATCCGCCTGCTGGGCCGCCTGCTCGGCGACACGGTGCGCGAGCAGGAGGGTGACGGCGTCTACGGCGTCATCGAGAGCGTGCGCCAGGCCTCGGTCCGCTTCAACCGCGACGACGATGACTCCGCCCGCCGCGAGATGGCCGAGATCCTGAACGGCCTGCCGCGCGACACGATGATGTCGGTGGTGCGCGCCTTCTCCTACTTCCTGCACCTCGCCAACATCGCCGAGGACCAGCACCACATCCGGCGCACCCGCGACCACGCCATCGCCGGCTCGCCGGCGCGCGAAGGCACCCTGCCCTACGCGCTGGAGCGGCTGGAGGCCGCCGGCGTCGGGTCGGACCGGCTGGCCGGCGTGCTGGACATCGCCCAGGTCAGCCCGGTGCTGACCGCCCACCCGACCGAGGTCCAGCGCAAGAGCATCCTGGCGCTGGAGCACAAAGTGGCGTCCCTGCTCGACACCCGCGACCGCTCCCGCCTGACGCCGGAGGAGGCGGAGGCCAACATGGACGCGCTCCAGGAGGCCATCCTGACCCTGTGGCGCACCCGCATGCTGCGCCCGCAGCGCCTCGCCGTGATCGACGAGGTGAAGAACGGCATCTCCTACTACACCGACACCTTCTTCTCCGAGCTGCCGAAGCTGTTCTGCCGCTTCGAGGATCTGCTGGCCAAGCGCTTCCCCGACCGGGAGTGGTCGCTGCCGCCCTATTTCCGCATCGGTTCCTGGATCGGCGGCGACCGCGACGGCAACCCCTTCGTCACGGCACCGATCCTGCGCGAGGCGATGCGCCTGCAATCGACCGCCGCGCTCGACCACTATCTGACCGAGATCCACGAGCTGGGCGGCGAGCTGCCGCTGTCCGAGCTGCTGCTCGGCACCTCGCCGGAGCTGGAGGAGCTGGCCAAGCGCTCGCCCGACCATTCGCCGCACCGCGCCGACGAGCCGTTCCGCCGCGCCCTGACCGGCATCTACGCCCGTCTGGCGGCGACCTCGCGCACGCTCGACCAGCATGAGGCGCTGCGCAACGCGGTCGGCAAGGGCGATCCCTACCCCACCAGCGCCGAACTGCTGGCCGACCTGGAGGTGCTGGCCGCCTCGCTGAAGGCCCACGGGGCGGGCCGTCTGGCCGCCGGGCGGCTGCGCCGCCTGATCATCGCGGTGAAGACCTTCGGTTTCTATCTGGCGCCCATCGACCTGCGCCAGAACTCCGACGTGCACCAGCGCACGGTGGCGGAGCTGCTGGCCGTCGCCGGGCGCTGTGCCGACTACACCGCCCTGTCGGAGGACGAGCGCATCGCCCTGCTGGCCGAGGAAATCCAGAGCCCGCGCCCGCTTCACTCGCCCTACCACGCCTATTCGGAGGAAACGGCGGGCGAACTGGCGATCTTCTTCGCCGCCCGCCAGCTGCGCGAGACCTACGGACCCGCCGCCCTGCCGAACAGCATCATCTCCAAGACGGACGGCGCGTCCGACCTGCTGGAGGTGGCGCTGCTTCTCAAGGAATCCGGCCTGCTGCGCCCGGAGGCGGGCGGCGAGCCGGCGCTCGGCCTCAACATCGTCCCGCTGTTCGAGACCATCGAGGATCTCCGGCAGGCCCCGGCGACGATGGAGCGGCTGTTCACCCTGCCCGCCTACCGTGCCCTGGTCACCTCGCGCGGGGACGAGCAGGAGGTGATGCTCGGCTATTCGGACAGCAACAAGGACGGCGGTTTCCTGACCTCCGGCTGGGAACTGTACAAGGCGGAGATCGAGCTGGCGAAGCTGTTCGACCGCCATGGCGTGCGCATGCGGCTGTTCCACGGCCGCGGCGGCTCGGTCGGCCGCGGCGGTGGCCCCAGCTATCAGGCCATCCTGGCCCAGCCGACCGGCGCGGTGTCCGGCCAGATCCGCATCACTGAGCAGGGCGAGGTCATCGCCTCGAAGTACGGACGCCCGGAGGTCGGGCAGCGCAACCTGGAGGTCCTGACCGCGGCGACGCTGGAGGCCACCCTGCTCGACCTGGAGAACCGCGTCGAGCCGGCGGAATCCTTCTACGCGGCGATGGAGCGGCTGTCGGAGCTGGCCTTCGGCGCCTACCGCGGGCTGGTCTACGAGACGCCGGGCTTCACCCAGTATTTCCGTACGGCCACGCCGATCTCGGAAATCGCCACGCTGAACATCGGCAGCCGTCCGGCCTCGCGCACCAAGTCGGACCGCATCGAGGACCTGCGCGCCATTCCCTGGGTCTTCTCCTGGGCGCAGTGCCGCCTGATGCTGCCGGGCTGGTACGGCTTCGGCAGCGCCGTGGAGGCCTGGCTGAAGGAGGAGCCGGACGGGCTCGCCCTGCTCCAGCGCATGAACCGCGCCTGGCCCTTCTTCAAGTCGCTGCTGTCCAACATGGACATGGTGCTGGCCAAGAGCGACCTCGCCATCGCCTCGCGCTACGCGGAGCTGGTGGAGGACGTCGAGCTGCGCGAGCGCATCTTCGGCCGCATCCGCGAGGAGTGGCAGCGCACCCGCCGCCATCTGCTGGCCATCGCCGGCCATGACGAGCTGCTGGGCGAGAACCCGCTGCTGGCGCGGTCGATCCGCAACCGCTTCCCCTACATGGACCCGCTGAACCACGTCCAGGTCGAGCTTCTGCGGCGTCACCGCGCCGGCAGCAGCGACGAGCGGGTGCGGCGCGGCATCCTGATGTCGATCAACGGCGTCGCCGCCGGCCTGCGCAACAGCGGCTGA
- a CDS encoding GH12 family glycosyl hydrolase domain-containing protein yields MTTTLTGGADRLEAGGWAASSNVWNPGGYRNGKDFTQSIALDEAAFPNGTVISWSWPYDSRRALTYENYPVRAYPELTHGVNPWNGAPSTSAILPARIADLPNFDVTYKVGLTGATNLYNVAVSLWIGDDPKKGIEGVTDEVMVWLHSGYFTPAGEPVATLTDAQGDATLWNKPLFSGGVDGNPIDWEYTVLQYGDDRLAGALDLDGVLDELQTRGIVSETDWILGFQFGAEVAAGAGSMTVEQLAVDFTAPPAPAAVSTPPEPVIAVPPSV; encoded by the coding sequence ATGACCACGACGCTGACGGGAGGCGCCGACCGCCTGGAGGCGGGCGGCTGGGCGGCCAGCAGCAACGTCTGGAATCCGGGCGGCTACCGCAACGGCAAGGACTTCACCCAGTCCATCGCCCTCGACGAAGCGGCCTTTCCCAACGGAACGGTGATCAGCTGGAGCTGGCCCTACGACAGCCGGCGCGCCCTGACCTACGAGAATTACCCGGTGCGCGCCTATCCGGAGCTGACCCACGGCGTCAACCCGTGGAACGGCGCGCCGTCCACCAGCGCGATCCTGCCGGCGCGGATCGCCGACCTGCCGAATTTCGACGTGACCTACAAGGTCGGCCTGACCGGCGCCACGAACCTCTACAACGTCGCGGTCAGCCTGTGGATCGGCGACGACCCGAAAAAGGGGATCGAAGGGGTGACCGACGAGGTGATGGTGTGGCTGCACAGCGGCTACTTCACCCCCGCCGGGGAGCCGGTCGCCACGCTGACCGACGCTCAGGGGGACGCCACGCTGTGGAACAAGCCGCTGTTCAGCGGCGGGGTGGACGGCAACCCGATCGACTGGGAATACACGGTCCTGCAATACGGCGACGACCGGCTGGCGGGAGCGCTGGACCTGGACGGGGTGCTGGACGAGCTTCAGACCCGCGGGATCGTCAGCGAAACCGACTGGATCCTGGGCTTCCAGTTCGGCGCGGAAGTGGCGGCGGGTGCCGGGTCGATGACGGTGGAGCAGCTGGCCGTGGATTTCACGGCACCCCCGGCTCCGGCGGCGGTTTCGACACCGCCGGAGCCGGTGATCGCGGTGCCGCCGTCGGTGTAG
- a CDS encoding glycosyltransferase has product MEVLRFAPEDFSHELLSLEVAKLIKDETPPPEPLTFHAYWDGALNEKHLISVKSCHLFNVHGDGNRIIVWTQNGVDNDYLSEIGKYAEIRTFSERDECRGTFLEGSAFGRSIDASFYSDIVRYILLYKHGGVWFDLDCLFLRSVTPLLNQFPGKILAYRWERQNYPNGAIYISPTPRSEAMKGNIDFIRNRGRGWGFQQAGLVYDTPMDILVLPCPWFDAGWIDNPVLHFNDFMKASPVAFDLDSFFPGAFCFHWHNKWFDAIEPESPMDRLARDIDRRLSMGG; this is encoded by the coding sequence ATGGAAGTGCTGCGATTCGCGCCGGAGGACTTCTCCCACGAGCTTCTCTCGCTCGAAGTCGCCAAGCTCATCAAGGACGAAACGCCCCCGCCCGAGCCGCTCACCTTCCACGCCTATTGGGACGGCGCGCTGAACGAGAAGCACCTCATTTCGGTGAAAAGCTGCCATCTGTTCAACGTGCACGGCGACGGGAACAGAATCATCGTCTGGACCCAGAACGGCGTCGACAACGATTATCTGAGCGAAATCGGAAAATACGCCGAGATACGCACCTTTTCCGAGCGCGACGAGTGCCGCGGCACCTTTCTTGAGGGAAGCGCTTTCGGACGGTCGATCGACGCGTCCTTCTATTCCGACATCGTCCGCTACATCCTGCTCTACAAACACGGCGGCGTCTGGTTCGACCTCGATTGCCTGTTCCTGAGAAGCGTCACACCGCTCCTGAACCAGTTCCCCGGCAAGATCCTGGCCTATCGATGGGAGCGGCAGAACTATCCCAACGGCGCGATCTATATCTCCCCCACGCCGCGTTCCGAAGCGATGAAGGGCAACATCGACTTCATCCGCAACCGCGGCCGCGGCTGGGGTTTCCAGCAGGCCGGCCTGGTCTACGACACGCCGATGGACATCCTCGTGCTGCCGTGCCCCTGGTTCGACGCCGGGTGGATCGACAATCCCGTGCTTCACTTCAACGACTTCATGAAGGCGTCGCCGGTCGCCTTCGACCTCGACAGCTTCTTCCCCGGCGCCTTCTGCTTCCACTGGCACAACAAGTGGTTCGACGCCATCGAGCCGGAGAGTCCGATGGATCGGCTCGCCCGCGACATTGACCGCCGGCTGTCCATGGGGGGCTGA
- the ccoG gene encoding cytochrome c oxidase accessory protein CcoG, translating into MSVSTTEPQTASHTAESARKSSLYAKHGKIYPKSVAGTFRRLKWLTLILLLGLYYVTPWIRWDRGPNAPDQAVLVDMPGRRLYFFFIELWPQQVYYLTGALILGAIGLFLATALAGRVWCGYACPQTVWSDLFLWVERRIEGDRGDRIRLDHAPWSPAKLGKKTAKHAAWLLIALLTGGAWVFYFNDAPTLALEMLRFEASSSVLLFIGLFTATTYLLAGHAREQVCIYMCPWPRFQAAMQDEESLTVTYEDWRGEGRGHLKRSQSWDERKAKGLGDCIDCGACVHVCPTGVDIRNGPQLACIGCGLCVDACNDVMARIGRPGDLVRFDSLNAQIARANGAKPAFKPVRPRTIIYTLLLTVVGGMMAAGLVLKPKVDVNILRDRAPLFVTLSNGDIQNAYTVKILNMTRAAQSYRLSVTGLPGAVLSVAGGEGEAADGSVPVQADPDSVATHRVLVRVPKEALRQPSTRTAFVVTRQPDGLTVQHETVFLAP; encoded by the coding sequence ATGAGCGTTTCCACCACCGAACCGCAAACCGCCTCCCACACCGCGGAATCCGCGCGCAAGAGCAGCCTCTACGCCAAGCACGGCAAGATATACCCGAAGTCGGTCGCCGGCACCTTCCGCCGGCTGAAATGGCTGACGCTGATCCTTCTGCTCGGCCTCTACTACGTCACCCCCTGGATTCGCTGGGACCGCGGCCCCAACGCGCCGGATCAGGCGGTGCTGGTCGATATGCCGGGCCGCCGCCTGTATTTCTTCTTCATCGAGCTGTGGCCGCAGCAGGTCTATTACCTGACCGGCGCGCTGATCCTGGGGGCCATCGGCCTGTTCCTGGCGACCGCGCTCGCCGGCCGCGTCTGGTGCGGCTACGCCTGCCCGCAGACGGTGTGGAGCGACCTGTTCCTCTGGGTGGAGCGCCGGATCGAGGGCGACCGCGGCGACCGCATCCGCCTTGACCACGCCCCCTGGTCGCCAGCCAAGCTGGGCAAGAAGACGGCCAAACACGCCGCGTGGCTGCTGATCGCTCTGCTGACCGGCGGGGCCTGGGTCTTCTACTTCAACGACGCCCCAACCCTGGCGCTGGAGATGCTGCGGTTCGAGGCGTCCTCGTCCGTGCTGCTGTTCATCGGGCTGTTCACCGCGACCACCTATTTGCTGGCCGGCCACGCGCGGGAGCAGGTGTGCATCTACATGTGCCCCTGGCCGCGCTTCCAGGCGGCGATGCAGGACGAGGAGAGCCTGACCGTCACCTATGAGGACTGGCGGGGCGAGGGCCGCGGCCACCTGAAGCGCTCACAGAGCTGGGACGAGCGCAAGGCGAAGGGGCTGGGCGACTGCATCGATTGCGGAGCCTGCGTCCATGTCTGCCCGACTGGGGTGGACATCCGCAACGGCCCGCAGCTCGCCTGCATCGGCTGCGGCCTGTGCGTGGACGCTTGCAACGACGTGATGGCGAGGATCGGGCGGCCCGGCGATCTGGTCCGCTTCGATTCCCTAAACGCCCAGATCGCGCGGGCCAACGGCGCCAAGCCGGCGTTCAAGCCGGTCCGCCCGCGCACCATCATCTACACGCTGCTGCTGACCGTCGTCGGCGGGATGATGGCCGCCGGGCTGGTGCTGAAGCCGAAGGTCGACGTGAACATCCTGCGCGACCGCGCGCCGCTGTTCGTCACCCTGTCCAACGGCGACATCCAGAACGCCTACACGGTCAAGATCCTGAACATGACGCGGGCGGCCCAGAGCTACCGCCTGTCCGTCACCGGGCTTCCCGGCGCCGTCCTGTCGGTGGCCGGTGGCGAGGGCGAGGCAGCGGACGGCTCCGTCCCGGTCCAGGCCGACCCCGACAGTGTGGCGACCCACCGCGTGCTGGTCCGCGTGCCGAAGGAGGCGCTGCGCCAGCCCTCGACCCGCACGGCCTTCGTCGTCACCCGCCAGCCGGACGGGCTGACCGTCCAGCACGAAACCGTCTTCCTCGCCCCCTGA
- the fbaA gene encoding class II fructose-bisphosphate aldolase has protein sequence MSAPTRLKPGVVTGEDYRALIAACQDGGYALPAVNVVGTNGINAVLEAAAKNRSDVIVQLSNGGARFYAGEGMKDALQARILGAVSAAQHVHLLAEQYGVCVVLHTDHANKGLIPWVEGMIDHGEEHFRRTGRPLFSSHMLDLSEESLDFNLSECARVLKRLAPLGMSLEIELGVTGGEEDGIGSEDLDAANNAHLYTQPEDVLRAYEELSPIGHFSVAASFGNVHGVYAPGNVKLRPEILGASQALVAERHGGGAKPLALVFHGGSGSEKEKIAQAVGFGVFKMNIDTDTQFAFAESIGGFVLENEAAFRHQIDPQSGKPLKKLYDPRKWLRLGEQGMVRRLDEAFADLGAAGKSLAG, from the coding sequence ATGTCTGCCCCGACCCGACTGAAGCCCGGCGTCGTGACCGGAGAGGACTACCGCGCGCTGATCGCCGCCTGCCAGGACGGCGGTTACGCTCTGCCGGCGGTCAACGTGGTCGGCACCAACGGCATCAACGCCGTCCTTGAGGCGGCGGCGAAGAACCGCTCCGACGTGATCGTGCAGCTCTCCAACGGCGGTGCCCGCTTCTACGCCGGCGAGGGCATGAAGGACGCGCTCCAGGCGCGCATCCTCGGCGCCGTGTCGGCGGCCCAGCACGTCCATCTGCTGGCCGAGCAGTATGGCGTCTGCGTCGTCCTGCACACCGATCACGCCAACAAGGGCCTGATTCCCTGGGTCGAGGGCATGATCGACCACGGCGAGGAGCATTTCCGCCGCACCGGTCGTCCGCTGTTCAGCTCGCACATGCTCGACCTGTCGGAAGAGTCGCTGGACTTCAACCTGTCGGAATGCGCCCGCGTCCTCAAGCGCCTCGCCCCGCTGGGCATGAGCCTGGAGATCGAGCTGGGCGTGACCGGCGGCGAGGAGGACGGCATCGGGTCGGAAGACCTGGACGCCGCCAACAACGCCCACCTCTACACCCAGCCGGAAGACGTGCTGCGCGCCTATGAGGAGCTGTCGCCCATCGGCCACTTCTCGGTCGCGGCCTCCTTCGGCAACGTCCATGGCGTCTACGCCCCGGGCAACGTGAAGCTGCGTCCGGAGATCCTCGGCGCCTCGCAGGCCCTGGTGGCGGAGCGTCACGGCGGTGGCGCCAAGCCGCTGGCCCTGGTGTTCCACGGCGGTTCGGGGTCGGAGAAGGAGAAGATTGCCCAGGCGGTCGGCTTCGGCGTGTTCAAGATGAACATCGACACCGACACCCAGTTCGCCTTCGCCGAGTCCATCGGCGGCTTCGTGCTGGAGAACGAGGCGGCCTTCCGCCATCAGATCGACCCGCAGTCGGGCAAGCCGCTGAAGAAGCTGTACGACCCGCGCAAGTGGCTGCGCCTGGGCGAGCAGGGCATGGTCCGTCGTCTCGACGAGGCCTTCGCCGATCTGGGCGCCGCCGGCAAGTCGCTGGCCGGCTGA
- a CDS encoding ATP-binding protein: MTVGDLDLDACSREPIHRPGSIQPHGMLLAFSGSDAGAPLIQASANAALALSLPLEQALGLPLERALHPQIAAAARSFLAAGPVPSRPVPVVLTELPGAGRHQLLAHAVDDAAGNRVVILELERLDGLETDLLDHVYPRMREALERLDALNAPTDLLSCAAQEVRALTGFDRVLIYRFDADWHGTVVAEDGNGRLPSYMDLRFPASDIPTQARELYRLNRQRLIPDAGYAPVPLVALPPALEGALPLDLSFSVLRSVSPVHVQYMRNMETASSMSVSVLLHGALWGLVSCHHHEPKAVSYAVRSACDLIAQILSVRIAAVEDRRDAEHRIALQAIQARLLAAMAQADPFITGLTEHPDDLLRFANASGAAVVFERRCTLVGDTPTEEQVRGLVDWLATQGEPEQFETDSLPALYPAAADFEGKAAGLLAVAVSKLHASYVLWFRPEVVRTVRWGGDPRKPLGREGQGQGQGLSPRTSFETWKETVRHRALPWTAAERDTAAALRHAVIGIVLRKAEELASLSRELARSNKELESFSYSVSHDLRAPFRHIVGYAELLQELEADQLSETGKRYLDVIVDAANSAGTLVDNLLHFSQMGRSELTPVSMDMNALVAEVRETLAPDTAGRAIEWDIAPLPTVRGDPVMMRLVLQNLLSNAIKYSRGREPARIAVGCEDRPTETIFFVRDNGVGFNQAYEKKLFGVFQRLHRNEEFEGIGIGLANVRRAVDRHGGRTWADGRLDKGAIFYFTLPKAGTAKPDLRDLDE, translated from the coding sequence ATGACCGTTGGTGATTTGGACCTCGACGCCTGCAGCCGGGAACCGATCCATCGCCCCGGCAGCATCCAGCCCCACGGCATGCTGTTGGCCTTCTCCGGAAGCGACGCCGGCGCCCCCCTGATCCAGGCCAGCGCCAACGCCGCGCTGGCGCTGTCCCTGCCGCTGGAGCAGGCGTTGGGGCTGCCGCTGGAACGGGCGCTGCACCCGCAGATCGCCGCCGCCGCCCGCTCCTTCCTCGCCGCCGGTCCGGTTCCCTCCCGCCCGGTGCCGGTCGTCTTGACCGAACTGCCCGGTGCCGGCCGTCACCAGCTTCTTGCCCACGCCGTCGATGACGCGGCGGGCAACCGCGTGGTGATCCTGGAACTGGAGCGGCTGGACGGACTGGAGACCGACCTCCTCGACCACGTCTACCCGCGCATGCGCGAGGCGCTGGAGCGGCTGGACGCGCTGAACGCGCCGACGGACCTTCTGAGCTGCGCCGCGCAGGAAGTCCGCGCGCTGACCGGCTTCGACCGCGTGCTGATCTACCGCTTCGACGCCGACTGGCACGGCACGGTGGTGGCGGAGGATGGGAACGGGCGGCTGCCCTCCTACATGGACCTGCGCTTTCCCGCCTCCGACATCCCCACCCAGGCCCGCGAACTGTACCGGCTGAACCGCCAGCGGCTGATCCCCGACGCCGGCTACGCCCCGGTGCCGCTGGTCGCGCTGCCGCCGGCCCTCGAAGGAGCGCTGCCGCTCGATCTCAGCTTTTCCGTCCTGCGCAGCGTGTCGCCGGTGCATGTGCAATACATGCGGAACATGGAAACCGCCTCCTCCATGTCGGTGTCGGTCCTGCTGCACGGCGCCCTGTGGGGGCTGGTCTCCTGCCATCACCACGAGCCGAAGGCGGTGTCCTACGCCGTGCGCTCGGCCTGCGACCTGATCGCCCAGATCCTGTCGGTGCGCATCGCCGCGGTGGAGGACCGGCGCGACGCGGAGCACCGCATCGCCCTGCAGGCCATCCAGGCGCGGCTGCTCGCCGCCATGGCCCAGGCCGATCCCTTCATCACCGGCCTGACCGAGCATCCCGACGACCTGCTGCGCTTCGCCAACGCCAGCGGGGCCGCCGTCGTCTTCGAACGGCGCTGCACGCTGGTCGGCGACACCCCGACGGAAGAGCAGGTGCGCGGCCTTGTGGACTGGCTGGCCACCCAGGGCGAGCCGGAGCAGTTCGAGACCGACAGCCTGCCTGCGCTCTACCCGGCCGCCGCGGACTTCGAAGGCAAGGCCGCGGGGCTGCTGGCCGTCGCCGTGTCGAAGCTGCACGCCAGCTACGTGCTGTGGTTCCGGCCCGAGGTGGTGCGCACCGTCCGCTGGGGCGGCGACCCGCGCAAGCCGCTCGGCCGCGAGGGACAGGGGCAGGGGCAGGGGTTGAGTCCGCGCACCTCCTTCGAGACCTGGAAGGAGACGGTGCGCCACCGCGCGCTGCCTTGGACCGCGGCGGAGCGCGACACCGCCGCGGCGCTGCGCCACGCCGTCATCGGCATCGTCCTGCGCAAGGCGGAGGAGCTGGCCTCCCTGTCGCGGGAACTGGCACGCTCCAACAAGGAGCTGGAGTCCTTCTCCTATTCCGTCTCCCATGACCTGCGCGCGCCGTTCCGCCACATCGTCGGGTACGCCGAGCTGCTGCAGGAACTGGAGGCGGACCAGTTGAGCGAAACCGGGAAGCGCTATCTGGACGTCATCGTGGACGCGGCCAACAGCGCCGGCACTCTGGTGGACAATCTGCTGCACTTCTCCCAGATGGGCCGCAGCGAGTTGACCCCCGTGTCCATGGACATGAATGCCCTGGTCGCGGAGGTGCGGGAGACGCTGGCGCCCGACACCGCCGGGCGGGCCATCGAATGGGACATCGCCCCGCTGCCCACGGTGCGCGGCGACCCCGTGATGATGCGGCTGGTTCTGCAAAATCTTTTGTCGAACGCCATCAAATACTCCCGCGGCCGGGAACCGGCGCGGATCGCCGTGGGTTGCGAGGACCGGCCCACCGAAACCATCTTCTTCGTCAGGGACAACGGGGTCGGCTTCAATCAGGCTTACGAGAAGAAGCTGTTCGGGGTCTTCCAACGGCTGCACCGCAACGAGGAGTTCGAAGGCATCGGCATCGGACTGGCCAACGTGCGCCGCGC